A stretch of Podospora bellae-mahoneyi strain CBS 112042 chromosome 5, whole genome shotgun sequence DNA encodes these proteins:
- a CDS encoding hypothetical protein (EggNog:ENOG503PXIW), with product MASQSSPALPARPLASPGSGYIEPVWLDVSTVEEIIEYIISARHHGSESILSFQWQADRLDHLFEQLDTRLVALDERKIRRFEYDYESSTVHIDIMGESEFHYQVQAGLRDYIKNRLAESIATTDDPTIRRLMQSIKERGTYNIRYERKIHKQADISFGQAGALPSLVCEVS from the exons ATGGCGTCGCAAAGCTCCCCCGCTTTGCCGGCAAGGCCGCTTGCTTCGCCGGGTAGCGGTTATATTGAGCCT GTTTGGCTAGACGTTTCCACGGTTGAGGAGATCATCGAATACATCATCAGCGCTCGCCACCACGGCAGCGAGTCGATTCTTAGCTTCCAGTGGCAGGCAGACAGACTCGACCATCTTTTTGAACAACTGGACACCCGACTGGTCGCACTCGACGAAAGAAAAATCCGCCGATTTGAGTACGACTACGAATCTAGTACCGTACATATCGACATCATGGGCGAATCCGAGTTCCATTATCAGGTTCAAGCTGGCCTTCGAGACTACATCAAAAACCGTCTTGCAGAGAGTATTGCCACCACGGATGATCCCACGATTCGCCGTCTAATGCAGTCTATCAAAGAGAGGGGCACCTATAACATTCGATACGAAAGGAAGATCCATAAACAAGCCGATATTTCGTTCGGCCAGGCGGGCGCCCTGCCATCTTTGGTTTGCGAGGTCTCGTAG
- a CDS encoding hypothetical protein (EggNog:ENOG503PXIW), giving the protein MKKAWVSLLVAGSPSDWVQHSELYHDDDLVQQPVGQVDLYLSDLVNLAGVPTAFCRPSTVELAAGVTRNPTITITFERLRAIFREARHVHNPTKFTTEATDQEQVLYEEAERRVAEAERRLAEAERRVAEIRSEAHIEMERRVAEARSETRIEMERLMAEGRLGTK; this is encoded by the exons ATGAAAAAGGCGTGGGTTAGTCTGCTGGTAGCGGGCAGTCCAAGCGACTGGGTACAGCATTCTGAACTGtaccatgatgatgatcttgtTCAACAACCTGTTGGACAGGTTGATCTCTATCTCTCTGACTTGGTCAATTTGGCTGGTGTCCCAACAGCGTTTTGTCGCCCCTCGACTGTTGAGTTGGCTGCTGGGGTCACAAG GAATCCCACGATCACCATAACGTTCGAACGACTTCGGGCTATCTTCCGCGAAGCTCGCCATGtacacaacccaaccaaaTTTACAACGGAGGCTACTGATCAAGAGCAAGTCTTGTATGAGGAGGCTGAGAGGCGtgtggccgaggccgagaggcgtctggccgaggccgagaggCGTGTGGCCGAGATACGTTCTGAAGCACACATCGAGATGGAACGGCGTGTGGCCGAGGCGCGTTCGGAAACACGCATCGAGATGGAACGGCTCATGGCCGAAGGCCGGTTGGGGACCAAGTAG
- a CDS encoding hypothetical protein (COG:U; EggNog:ENOG503NX6C): MTVFNNTSPTPLTFTQVFVLEFFVPGSTSILAAIELVLATDGYFRPLLLCMLLAFLSTHVRRYVWGSIFNTPVNCTIWLVSGLPQPFAHRARSSLYYSPGNGTFYFMSARPRYML; the protein is encoded by the exons ATGACCGtattcaacaacacctcGCCGACTCCGTTGACCTTTACCCAGGTCTTCGTCCTGGAATTTTTCGTCCCCGGCTCTACTAGCATCCTTGCCGCCATCGAGCTGGTTCTGGCTACAGACGGCTACTTCCGTCCCCTGTTGCTCTGCATGTTGCTGGCGTTCCTGAGCACACATGTTCGCAGATACGTCTGGGGC TCCATATTCAATACTCCAGTCAATTGTACAATATGGTTGGTCTCTGGGCTGCCTCAACCATTCGCTCACAGGGCTCGGTCGTCCCTGTACTACTCTCCTGGGAACGGGACGTTTTACTTCATGAGTGCGAGGCCAAGGTATATGCTCTGA